The following nucleotide sequence is from Syntrophorhabdaceae bacterium.
GGAGGCCGCAAGGGGTACCAGAAAAAGGAAAAGACCCGACCGAAGGACTGACGGGAGGCTCATTTTGAAGACGGACGAAGCGATGATGAGGAAGAATCTGCCGATATCGATGGCAAGGGATATCACGAAGAAGATGAAAACGGTGCTCATCCAGATATAGCCTGCATATGCAAGGGCCCGCGCGATGGACTCCAGCCCTCCCTGTTCAAGGGAGCGGACGATCATGGGCATAAAGAGACCGAGGAAGAGGAGGAAAGCGATAACGCAACCCGTCAGCGGGCGGAACCGAAAGGCGTACCGTGCCTTAATGAAGATGTACGCATGAAGAGCGGCGTAAAGGGTGAAGAAAGCTATAAAAAACATACTCATGTTGTGTCCTTACGTTTTCCTGAATTGGTCATGGCTCATATTTGAGAAAAACTCTCTCTTTCGTCTCATCAAGGACGTCGCAGGCTGCGGGAATAACAATGAGAGTGAGAAGAAGAGAAGTGATCATGGATTCCAAACAATGTCAACTCTATATTCCTGCCGCCCTGGCGAGGCCGTAGGCCGCCATTCCCATTGCATAGGACAGGAGAAGCATGAAAACGAATGATATGATGAACCACTTCCTGTCAGCCATCTCCTGCTTCATAACGACAATGGTAGGAGCACAGGGTATGAAAAGCATGAGGACCACGAGGAAGGAGATCGCCGACGCATGGGGGATCGTGCTGGACAGGACCGCCAGCAGGCCCTGGTCCCCGACATTGTAGAGGATTCCCAGCGTGGCGACGGAATTCTCCTTGGCAATAACGCTGGAAAGAAGGGCCACCACCATACGCCAGTCGAGGCCCAGAGGTTTTCCTATGGGTTCGAGGAGCACCCCTGCCTTTCCGAGGATACTGTTCTCGATACCCCCCGTGGGCACGTTGGAAATGATCCACAGAAAAATGGAGAAAAGGAGGATTACCGTTCCAGCCTTTTTGACGAATGCCACGGTACGGTGCCATACCACTACCCCGATCGTTCTGAAATCCGGTTTGTGATAAAGGGGAAGTTCCATTATGAAAGGCACCGGTTCTTCACGAAGAAGGAAGCGGCTGATGAGCATTCCCGCCACGCCGAGCATGATCACATTGAGGGTCACAAGGAGCCACGTGACGAGAAGCGCCTTGCCGGCGAAGACGGCCGCAGTAACGAAGGTTATCACAGCGAGCCGTCCCGTGCAGGGGACGAGAGGGGTGAGGAATATGGTGAGGAGCCTGGCTTTTCTAGACTCCACTATCCGTGCACCGAGAACGGATGCCACGTTGCATCCGAATCCCAGGCACATGGGCAGAAAGCTCTTCCCGTGCAGGCCGATAATATGCATGAACCTATCCATGACAAACGCGGCCCTGGCCATGTATCCCACGTTCTCCAGAAAAGACATGGCAAAGAAGAATATAAATAGGATGGGGACGAACGTGAGGACGGAGCCTGCCCCGCCTATGATCCCGGTAACGAGAAGCCCCTTTATCCACTGCGGCTCGCTCGCGAGCGCCCCCTCCACAGCCGAACCCAGGGAACGGACCGTGGATTCCAGGTAACCCTGAAGCGGGTACCCCACAGCGAAAGTGACGAGGAAAACGATCGCAAGGATGGCGAGGAGAACCGGTATGCCCGTCGAGGGCCGTGTCAGGACATGGTCTATGCGGTCCGTCATCAGGACCTGTCCGCGCTTGAACCTCGACACTGCGGCCCGTGTCGCCTCCTCTATCCAATCGTACCGTCCGCCCACGACGGCCCGCAGGGCATCTTCGTGCTCGACAAGCAATGTCTGTATCTCGTTCCAGATATGACCGGGGACGATCCCGTGAAAGGATTCGGTGACCTCGGAATCGCCTTCCATCAGCTTCGTCACCACCCATTCGACTGTATAGGGCAAGGGAACATGTTCCCTGACAAGTTCGGATATCCTCAGATATATATCGCGGTGGTCCTCCGTCACCCGGGGGATCTTGGGGTTGTATCCCTCGGTGCTTTCGGCGATCTTCAGGATCTCATCAAGGAGTTCCTTGATACCCCTGTTTTTCGTCGCCACCGTTGAGACCACGGGCAGACCGAGGGATGCGTGAATCGCCCCCGTGTCTATCCTTACCCCCTGGGCCTCGGCGACATCGAGCATGTTGACGGCCACGATGACGGGTGACCTTAACAGGAGAAGCTCCGTCAGGAGATAGAGGCTTCTTTCCAGCGCGGATGCGTTTACGAAGAGGACCGTTATATCGGGGTGCTCGTGGATGAGAAACTCCCGCGTTACCCTCTCCTCCTCGGAATAGGCGCTGAGACTGTACGTCCCGGGCAGGTCCACAAACCTGATCTCCGTGTCCTTTGCCCTGTGCACGCCTTCCTTGCGCTCCACCGTCTTTCCCGGCCAGTTACCGATGTGCTGCGAAAGACCGGTCAGAAGGTTGAAGACCGTCGTTTTGCCCACGTTCGGCTGTCCCGCCAGGGCAACGAGAAGGCTCCGCCCCGGCTCGGGCAGGTTCTGTCCTTCGTAGAACCTTTCCCTCTTGACGAGTATCTTCTCTGCCTGGCCCTTGCCGAGAGCGACACGGGTATCAGACGCAAGGACAATGATCTGCCC
It contains:
- the feoB gene encoding ferrous iron transport protein B — protein: MSEELFPVTALDEGQEATVRLLSGGEALTGRLSAMGIIPGTRIKLLRKSRGQIIVLASDTRVALGKGQAEKILVKRERFYEGQNLPEPGRSLLVALAGQPNVGKTTVFNLLTGLSQHIGNWPGKTVERKEGVHRAKDTEIRFVDLPGTYSLSAYSEEERVTREFLIHEHPDITVLFVNASALERSLYLLTELLLLRSPVIVAVNMLDVAEAQGVRIDTGAIHASLGLPVVSTVATKNRGIKELLDEILKIAESTEGYNPKIPRVTEDHRDIYLRISELVREHVPLPYTVEWVVTKLMEGDSEVTESFHGIVPGHIWNEIQTLLVEHEDALRAVVGGRYDWIEEATRAAVSRFKRGQVLMTDRIDHVLTRPSTGIPVLLAILAIVFLVTFAVGYPLQGYLESTVRSLGSAVEGALASEPQWIKGLLVTGIIGGAGSVLTFVPILFIFFFAMSFLENVGYMARAAFVMDRFMHIIGLHGKSFLPMCLGFGCNVASVLGARIVESRKARLLTIFLTPLVPCTGRLAVITFVTAAVFAGKALLVTWLLVTLNVIMLGVAGMLISRFLLREEPVPFIMELPLYHKPDFRTIGVVVWHRTVAFVKKAGTVILLFSIFLWIISNVPTGGIENSILGKAGVLLEPIGKPLGLDWRMVVALLSSVIAKENSVATLGILYNVGDQGLLAVLSSTIPHASAISFLVVLMLFIPCAPTIVVMKQEMADRKWFIISFVFMLLLSYAMGMAAYGLARAAGI